In one Pempheris klunzingeri isolate RE-2024b chromosome 8, fPemKlu1.hap1, whole genome shotgun sequence genomic region, the following are encoded:
- the pear1 gene encoding multiple epidermal growth factor-like domains protein 10, with translation MPTLQISAVLLLFTFLIGLSYSLNPRDPNVCSLWESFTTSVKESYSHPYDHVTEEPCSDPRTAYRCTRHRITYKTAYRQAVKTDYRKRYQCCPGYYESRDKCVPRCTKECVHGRCVAPDRCQCEGGWRGDDCSSACDDKHWGPGCSQQCRCENGALCDPVKGACQCPPGFIGRYCEESCPAGTFGKGCLQRCKCGTGGSCDRATGECICRDGFTGTFCEKACPRKCQARCPCQNGGICRGKGICDCPPGWTGAVCTERCPEGRFGSNCAEECVCHNRGKCDPETGQCQCAKGFTGNRCNEECAAGTYGQDCKGVCDCANGARCYNIDGGCLCEPGFSGPHCRDRMCSPGKYGMHCERTCLCQDKHTLSCHPMKGECTCQPGWAGLFCNETCAHGFFGHGCLEPCLCVNGGVCDSATGQCLCAPGFTGVHCENPCKSGTYGKNCSLECACENFVDCSPIDGTCFCKEGWRGPDCSTPCSEGTWGPGCNATCHCANGAKCNPADGSCACTAGWQGALCHQPCPMGTFGPGCLKRCDCVHADGCQATAGECHCLPGWSGSRCSVPCSEGLWGRHCNQTCFKHCPNSDTCLRETGACVCRPGYWGVTCQNKCRAGMYGDQCSMSCPSCGQSYRCHHVTGECDCLPGYTGANCDQVCPAGYYGKLCSEVCVNCANNSTCDPRDGHCECLPGWTATDCSIACSPGRFGPFCTQTCSCPSSLICDRFTGDCVCESGGDDCQQDSSEQSGSVMVPLPPGERESWGAIGGIVVLVLLVVLLLALLLLYRRRQKDKQSNTPTVSFSTSHTVNSEYAVPDVPHSYHHYYSNPSYHTLSQNRPPLPHLPNNHDRTIKNTNNQLFCSVKNMERERRGLFGVESNATLPADWKHHEPRKDSGAFGIDRSYSYSASLGKYYNKELKDTVAVSSSSLNSENPYATIKDLPGLPFCPPESSYMEMKSAVPRERAYTEISPPPFNTATLRRERQSSLGHAPHEDPQSHYDLPVNSHIPGHYDLPPVRRPPSPRRTP, from the exons ATGCCGACTCTGCAGATCTCCGCCGTCCTGCTGCTTTTTACCTTCCTGATTGGTCTGAGCTACTCTCTGAACCCAAGAGACCCCAATGTGTGCAGCTTGTGGGAGAG CTTCACCACCTCAGTGAAGGAGTCCTACTCGCATCCTTACGACCACGTGACAGAGGAGCCCTGCTCGGACCCTCGGACCGCCTACAGATGCACCCGCCACAG GATCACCTACAAGACGGCCTACAGGCAGGCGGTGAAGACAGACTACCGCAAGAGGTACCAGTGCTGTCCGGGCTATTACGAGAGTAGAGACAAATGTGTCC CTCGCTGCACCAAGGAGTGTGTCCACGGTCGATGTGTCGCCCCAGACCGCTGCCAGTGTGAGGGAGGCTGGCGAGGCGACGACTGTTCCAGCG CCTGCGATGACAAACACTGGGGTCCAGGCTGCAGTCAGCAGTGCAGGTGTGAGAACGGAGCTCTCTGCGATCCCGTCAAGGGGGCGTGTCAGTGTCCTCCGGGGTTCATTGGACGCTACTGCGAGGAGTCCTGTCCAGCAGGCACCTTCGGGAAGGGCTGTCTGCAGAGGTGCAAGTGTGGGACTGGAGGATCCTGTGACAGAGCAACCGGAGAGTGCATATGTCGGGATGGATTCACTGGGACTTT CTGTGAGAAGGCGTGTCCCAGGAAATGCCAGGCACGGTGCCCCTGCCAGAATGGTGGCATCTGTAGGGGCAAAGGGATCTGCGACTGTCCCCCTGGATGGACG GGTGCAGTTTGCACGGAGCGATGTCCAGAGGGACGGTTTGGATCAAACTGTGCGGAGGAGTGTGTCTGCCACAACAGAGGAAAATGTGACCCTGAAACTGGACAGTGCCAGTGTGCTAAAGGTTTCACTGGTAACAG GTGTAATGAGGAATGTGCTGCAGGCACTTATGGTCAGGACTGCAAAGGCGTGTGTGACTGCGCTAACGGTGCACGCTGCTACAACATCGATGGAGGCTGCCTCTGCGAGCCGGGCTTCAGTGGTCCACACTGCAGGGACAGGATGTGCAGCCCCGGCAAATACGGCATGCACTGTGAACGCACCTGTCTCTgccaggacaaacacacactcag CTGCCACCCAATGAAAGGAGAGTGCACATGCCAGCCAGGGTGGGCAGGGCTGTTCTGCAACGAAACCTGCGCTCACGGTTTCTTCGGTCATGGTTGCCTGGagccctgtctgtgtgtgaatgggggGGTGTGTGATAGCGCCACTGGCCAGTGCCTGTGTGCCCCTGGGTTCACG GGGGTTCACTGTGAGAATCCATGTAAAAGCGGCACCTATGGCAAGAACTGCTCCCTGGAGTGCGCCTGTGAAAACTTTGTCGACTGCTCGCCCATTGATGGGACTTGTTTCTGCAAAGAGG gctggCGAGGGCCAGACTGTTCCACCCCCTGCTCTGAGGGAACCTGGGGCCCAGGATGCAACGCCACCTGCCACTGCGCCAACGGGGCAAAATGTAATCCTGCAGATGGATCCTGTGCCTGCACAGCCGGCTGGCAGGGGGCGCTCTGTCACCAGCCGTGCCCG ATGGGCACGTTTGGGCCAGGCTGCCTGAAGAGGTGTGATTGTGTTCATGCCGACGGCTGCCAAGCTACCGCCGGGGAGTGCCACTGTCTGCCAGGTTGGTCGG GTTCTCGCTGTAGCGTGCCATGTTCAGAGGGCCTGTGGGGGCGCCACTGTAACCAGACTTGTTTCAAGCATTGCCCCAACAGTGATACATGCTTGAGGGAAACTGGAGCATGTGTGTGCCGTCCAGGCTACTGGGGAGTCACTTGTCAGAACA AATGCAGAGCTGGTATGTATGGCGACCAGTGCAGTATGTCATGCCCGTCCTGTGGCCAGTCGTACCGCTGCCACCATGTGACAGGAGAGTGTGATTGCCTGCCTGGATACACTGGAGCCAACTGTGATCAAG tttgtCCAGCTGGTTACTATGGCAAACTGTGTTCTGAAGTGTGCGTTAATTGTGCCAACAACTCCACGTGCGACCCCCGGGACGGTCACTGTGAGTGTCTGCCTGGCTGGACCGCCACTGACTGCTCTATAG CGTGTAGTCCAGGACGCTTTGGTCCGTTTTGTACTCAGACCTGCTCCTGTCCGTCCAGCCTCATCTGTGACCGATTCACTGGAGACTGCGTGTGTGAAAGTGGAGGAGACGACTGTCAACAAG ACTCATCTGAGCAGTCAGGGAGCGTTATGGTTCCACTCCCGCCTGGTGAGAGGGAGTCGTGGGGGGCCATAGGCGGCATCGTCGTGCTCGTGCTCCTGGTGGTCTTActgctggctctgctgctgctgtaccgCCGCAGGCAGAAGGACAAGCAGAGCAACACGCCCACCGTCTCCTTCTCCACCAGCCACACAGTCAACTCTGAGTACGCCGTCCCAg ATGTTCCTCACAgttaccaccactactactccAACCCCAGCTACCACACACTGAGCCAGAACAGGCCTCCACTGCCACACCTCCCCAACAACCACGACCGCACCATCAAG AACACCAACAACCAGCTGTTCTGCAGCGTGAAGAacatggagagggagagacggggcCTGTTTGGGGTCGAGAGCAACGCCACTCTGCCTGCAGACTGGAAACACCACGAGCCCCGCAAAGACTCAG GAGCTTTTGGAATCGACCGGAGCTACAGCTACAGTGCCAGCCTCGGAAAATATTACAACAAAG AGCTGAAGGACACGGTGGCcgtgagcagcagctctctgaacAGCGAGAATCCGTACGCGACCATCAAAGACCTGCCGGGTCTGCCCTTCTGCCCCCCAGAGAGCAGCTACATGGAGATGAAGTCAGCCGTGCCCAGAGAGCGAGCGTACACTGAGATCAGCCCGCCACCGTTCAACACGGCCACCTTACGCAGAG AGCGTCAGAGTTCCCTCGGCCATGCACCACACGAGGACCCCCAGAGCCACTACGACCTCCCTGTGAACAGCCACATCCCGGGACACTACGACCTGCCGCCGGTGCGCCGACCCCCCTCCCCCAGGAGGACACCTTAG